Proteins encoded in a region of the Apilactobacillus apisilvae genome:
- a CDS encoding transposase has product MTNNKYSYETKLEAVRLLNEGIPGRKICKILGLKSDGLIYTWRKYVRNGDYYRLNQKPGKQYKYNKGNLELPSDVRKDMEIKQMKEELEVIKKYLIMEGLW; this is encoded by the coding sequence ATGACTAATAATAAATATTCATATGAAACTAAACTAGAAGCCGTTCGGCTTCTTAATGAAGGTATTCCTGGTAGAAAGATTTGTAAAATACTTGGTTTAAAGAGTGACGGCTTAATTTATACATGGCGGAAATATGTAAGAAATGGTGATTATTATCGTTTGAATCAAAAGCCTGGCAAACAATATAAATATAATAAAGGCAATTTAGAACTACCTAGTGATGTCAGAAAAGATATGGAAATTAAACAAATGAAGGAAGAACTTGAAGTTATAAAAAAATATTTAATCATGGAAGGGCTGTGGTAA
- a CDS encoding IS3 family transposase: MVNQATIKLIDTFTSKIPLVRICQYLNISRSTYYYHKTHAAHFNLSQIEQEIQQLCIKTKFLYGYRKIHALINKHLKCSVSKVQRIMAKYNWGCRIKRKRSHRPGNPFKQFDNIINRDWNISLPNRKLTTDITYIPCGNKMLYLSTIMDSFNSEIIAHKISNHPNTQLALDTLNQLGYLSGAIIHSDQGSTYTSREFFELARKKGAIRSMSRKGTPADNAIIESFHSSLKTEMIYTQAKPKGLADTIRCVNNYIKFWNNTRILTKLGNQSPVEYRKSVAQLNN, translated from the coding sequence GTGGTAAATCAAGCTACTATTAAATTAATCGATACTTTCACATCCAAAATACCTTTAGTTAGGATTTGTCAGTATCTCAATATATCTAGAAGTACCTATTACTATCATAAAACACATGCAGCTCATTTTAATTTAAGTCAGATTGAACAGGAGATTCAACAACTATGTATAAAAACAAAGTTTTTATATGGTTATCGTAAAATTCATGCACTAATTAATAAGCACTTAAAATGCAGTGTTAGTAAAGTTCAAAGAATTATGGCTAAATACAATTGGGGGTGTCGTATTAAACGTAAAAGATCTCATCGACCTGGTAATCCGTTCAAACAATTTGATAATATAATCAATCGTGATTGGAACATTAGTTTACCAAATCGTAAATTAACCACTGATATCACTTATATTCCTTGCGGAAATAAAATGTTGTACCTCTCTACAATTATGGATAGTTTTAATTCGGAAATTATTGCTCATAAAATTTCTAATCATCCAAATACCCAATTGGCATTAGATACACTAAATCAATTAGGCTATTTAAGTGGTGCTATCATTCATAGTGATCAGGGTTCTACTTATACTTCGCGTGAATTTTTTGAATTAGCACGCAAAAAAGGCGCCATCAGAAGTATGTCCCGTAAAGGGACGCCAGCTGATAACGCCATCATTGAATCATTTCACTCAAGCCTAAAGACTGAAATGATATACACACAAGCTAAACCAAAAGGTTTAGCAGATACCATTAGGTGTGTGAATAATTATATCAAATTTTGGAATAATACACGAATATTAACAAAATTAGGCAACCAATCACCTGTAGAGTACAGGAAATCAGTTGCCCAATTAAATAATTAG
- a CDS encoding metal ABC transporter solute-binding protein, Zn/Mn family has protein sequence MHKFKKISFLIFLGSIIFILTGCNSQSNNPKKSINVTTSLNFYGEVAKDVLGNHGTVNSIINNPNVDPHDFEPKSSDAKNVSKTNIMVYNGLGYDSWAESLTSNNSNIKNINVGALMGKRDGDNPHIWYNTDTMKALAYDLAKQFSKLQPENKKAFEQNAQEYVNKLKPIDNTIKDIKKSKTNKPVAVSEPVFDYSLEKFGYKIADKNFESAIEKDNDPAPKDIRQLQNDIKDHKLAFFVVNKQVNSKIVTNLAELAKQNNVPIVKVTETKPDNDKTYLEWMNNQYRQVLNIQKNHSLK, from the coding sequence ATGCATAAATTTAAAAAAATTAGTTTTTTAATCTTTTTGGGTAGTATTATTTTTATTTTAACCGGGTGTAATAGCCAGAGTAATAACCCTAAAAAAAGTATTAATGTCACAACATCATTGAACTTCTATGGTGAAGTCGCTAAAGATGTATTAGGTAATCACGGAACTGTTAATTCAATTATCAACAACCCTAATGTGGACCCTCATGACTTTGAGCCTAAAAGTAGTGATGCTAAAAATGTATCAAAAACCAACATCATGGTATATAACGGTTTAGGTTATGACAGCTGGGCTGAAAGTTTAACTAGTAATAATTCAAATATTAAAAATATCAACGTCGGTGCCCTAATGGGAAAACGTGATGGTGATAATCCACATATTTGGTATAATACTGACACAATGAAAGCTTTGGCCTATGATCTAGCAAAACAATTTAGTAAGTTGCAACCAGAAAATAAAAAAGCTTTTGAACAAAATGCTCAAGAATATGTTAATAAACTAAAACCAATTGATAATACCATTAAAGATATTAAAAAATCAAAAACCAATAAACCAGTTGCGGTTTCAGAACCTGTCTTTGATTATTCGTTAGAAAAATTTGGATACAAAATAGCAGACAAAAATTTCGAATCAGCTATTGAAAAAGATAACGATCCTGCTCCCAAAGACATTCGTCAATTACAAAATGATATAAAGGATCATAAATTAGCATTTTTCGTAGTAAATAAACAGGTTAATAGTAAAATTGTTACTAACCTAGCTGAATTGGCAAAACAAAATAATGTACCAATCGTTAAAGTAACTGAAACTAAGCCTGACAATGATAAAACTTATCTTGAATGGATGAATAATCAATATAGGCAAGTTCTAAACATTCAAAAAAATCATAGTTTGAAGTAA
- a CDS encoding ArsR/SmtB family transcription factor — protein MNINEEKLHMITKALDNSIRIKVLYYLAENKNSNVSNLINIFNISQPNISRHLKILADANLVFSIKDGQERIYQISDQHVLQMLDTLKTHIND, from the coding sequence ATGAATATTAACGAAGAAAAATTACATATGATTACAAAAGCTTTAGATAACTCAATTAGAATTAAAGTTTTATATTATTTAGCAGAAAATAAAAACAGTAATGTTTCAAATTTAATTAATATTTTTAATATATCTCAACCTAACATCTCTAGACATCTAAAAATATTAGCAGATGCTAACTTAGTCTTTAGTATTAAAGACGGTCAAGAAAGAATTTATCAAATAAGCGATCAACATGTTTTACAAATGCTAGACACTTTAAAAACGCATATTAATGATTAA
- a CDS encoding glycerophosphodiester phosphodiesterase family protein, whose protein sequence is MKSLVFGHRGFPDKYPENSLQGFRYAINHHIDGIEFDVHLTKDNIPVIIHDEKINRTTDGRGFVKDYTINELRQFSLDNYEPIPKLSELLDLVEYKDIYINLEFKTNKIHYRGIEAIVIKMMSEYHLCHPVIYSSFNLDSIKVAQNLDSKQKFCFLSVRKVKHPEKFMNDNHLDSLHLKFFQDGIENREKIFTVNHPLRLRFLFRKNIFGVFTNNFERTNKIRNEIQN, encoded by the coding sequence ATGAAAAGTTTAGTTTTTGGTCATCGCGGTTTCCCAGACAAATATCCTGAAAATTCATTACAGGGGTTTCGATATGCTATTAATCATCATATTGATGGAATTGAATTTGATGTCCACTTAACTAAAGATAATATACCGGTCATAATTCATGATGAAAAAATCAATCGAACTACTGATGGACGTGGATTTGTTAAGGACTATACAATAAATGAATTGAGACAGTTTTCTTTAGATAACTATGAACCGATTCCTAAACTAAGTGAGCTTTTAGATTTAGTTGAATATAAGGACATTTATATTAATCTTGAATTTAAGACAAATAAAATTCATTATCGTGGAATTGAAGCAATTGTCATTAAGATGATGAGTGAATATCATTTATGTCATCCGGTTATTTATTCATCTTTTAATCTAGATTCGATTAAAGTTGCTCAAAATTTAGACAGTAAACAAAAATTTTGCTTTTTAAGTGTTAGAAAAGTAAAGCATCCCGAAAAGTTTATGAATGATAATCATCTAGATTCATTACACTTGAAATTTTTTCAAGATGGTATTGAGAATAGAGAAAAAATTTTCACTGTCAATCATCCATTAAGACTAAGATTTCTATTTAGAAAGAATATTTTTGGAGTGTTTACTAATAATTTTGAGCGAACCAATAAAATTAGAAATGAAATACAAAATTAA
- a CDS encoding GPP34 family phosphoprotein → MALTTAEMYFLITSKSKDSRVMLKNIRSRAYLVDSCLIDLAAAGVITIGTDNKIQIGNGLPHQLYFLNSFMDLIERNKEEDIDTVIAKLLQNFSVMKHTYMALGEQFAEYGHVVEKKKGLIHKVRTFVPKHQTNQEIIDEISNQMLGTSPMSVNVFCLTEILNVSRQLKLCFRNRERRAIISRMNRLEDHDEYLNIQNLIRDFGDHMQKVTNLVAKEAPASYNAKSQTIV, encoded by the coding sequence ATGGCACTTACAACTGCTGAAATGTATTTTTTGATTACTAGTAAATCAAAAGATAGTAGAGTAATGTTGAAGAACATTCGCTCACGCGCTTATTTGGTTGATAGCTGTTTAATTGATTTAGCAGCTGCCGGAGTTATTACAATTGGCACAGATAACAAGATTCAGATTGGTAATGGGTTACCACATCAATTATACTTTTTGAATTCATTCATGGATTTAATTGAAAGAAATAAAGAAGAAGATATCGATACTGTTATCGCTAAATTACTACAGAATTTTAGTGTAATGAAACACACTTATATGGCACTAGGCGAACAATTTGCTGAATATGGACATGTTGTAGAAAAGAAAAAGGGACTTATCCATAAAGTTAGGACTTTTGTTCCTAAACACCAAACTAATCAAGAAATAATCGATGAAATATCTAATCAAATGCTAGGAACATCTCCAATGTCAGTTAATGTATTTTGCTTAACTGAGATTTTAAATGTTAGTCGCCAGTTGAAGTTATGCTTCCGTAATCGTGAACGTCGTGCGATTATCAGTCGAATGAATAGACTTGAAGATCACGATGAGTATTTAAACATTCAAAATCTTATTCGTGATTTTGGTGATCATATGCAAAAGGTTACTAATTTAGTTGCTAAAGAAGCTCCTGCTTCTTATAATGCCAAATCACAAACAATCGTTTAA
- a CDS encoding ACT domain-containing protein, which yields MNKYYIVDNSLLPDTFEKVIKARNLLNQGAIKNVSDAVKKVGISRASYYKYKDFVYESENKNYQRKAVISFLLNHKSGILSEVLNDISEADANILTINQNIPINNMANVVISLDINHMNISVDDLLSKISVIKGTNKVNLIAIE from the coding sequence ATCAATAAATATTATATTGTAGATAATTCATTACTACCTGATACTTTTGAAAAAGTGATTAAAGCACGTAATTTATTAAATCAAGGTGCTATAAAAAACGTTAGCGATGCAGTTAAAAAGGTTGGAATTAGTCGTGCTAGTTATTACAAATATAAAGATTTTGTATATGAATCTGAAAACAAAAATTACCAGAGAAAAGCAGTCATTTCATTTCTTTTAAATCACAAAAGTGGCATCTTATCAGAGGTTCTCAATGACATTTCAGAAGCTGATGCTAATATTCTGACAATCAATCAAAATATTCCAATTAACAATATGGCAAATGTTGTTATCTCATTGGATATTAATCATATGAATATTTCAGTTGATGATTTATTATCTAAAATTTCAGTTATTAAAGGAACTAATAAAGTTAATTTAATTGCGATTGAGTAA
- a CDS encoding aggregation-promoting factor C-terminal-like domain-containing protein produces MNSIKKSIVKYTIIALGTFALLFAFNLATNNQNNAQAATNWQTVAEKGLSKNQVSARRWISFHESTNRYYARNGVCYGKFQLSIGYLHGDHSKKNQELTANRYVKNRYGTWTNAKNFWQAHHWY; encoded by the coding sequence TTGAATAGCATTAAGAAATCAATCGTAAAATATACAATCATCGCGTTAGGTACTTTTGCATTATTATTTGCATTTAACCTAGCAACTAACAATCAAAACAATGCTCAAGCTGCTACTAACTGGCAAACAGTTGCTGAAAAGGGTCTATCAAAGAACCAAGTATCAGCTAGACGTTGGATTTCATTTCATGAATCAACAAACAGATATTACGCAAGAAATGGTGTTTGTTATGGTAAATTCCAATTAAGTATTGGATACTTACATGGTGACCATTCAAAGAAAAACCAAGAATTAACTGCTAACCGTTACGTTAAAAATCGTTATGGTACTTGGACAAACGCTAAAAACTTCTGGCAAGCACACCATTGGTACTAA
- a CDS encoding catalase, which produces MSDKLTTDEGQAWADNNHSLTAGNRGPVLLQDYQLVEKLAHFNRERIPERVVHAKGAGAKGVFTLTRDMSKYTKADLFNGEGKETPLSIRFSEVAGELGYPDTLRDVRGFSMKFYTKEGNYDIVGNNTPIFFVNDPLKFPDFIHSQKRDPATHLRSQDMQWDFWSHSPESLHQVTYLMGDRGNPASYATMNGYGSHTFKWVNAEGKPCWVKYHFISEQGVKNMTEKQAVKTASENPDYLIQDLYDRIKKGDYPKWKVCVQIIPYEEGLNYKYDIFDVTKTVSHKDYPLQEIGEFTLNENPTNYFDDVEEAAYAPSNLVPGIEPSMDKLLQGRLFAYKDAERYRLGANYEKLPINRPRNEVHNYARDGFMAQSQNGDVNYEPNGENGPVEDNSAKIHQYDVEGKAGNYKTYDDDPYSQVGALYNVYSDDEKDRLIETLKNTLGTIKSHDNKVRETRMFYKADHDYGTRVAKALGLDMDEITK; this is translated from the coding sequence ATGTCTGATAAATTAACTACAGATGAAGGTCAAGCTTGGGCAGATAATAATCATTCATTAACTGCTGGCAATCGTGGCCCTGTTTTATTACAAGATTATCAACTAGTTGAAAAATTAGCTCATTTCAACCGTGAACGTATCCCTGAACGTGTTGTTCATGCTAAGGGTGCTGGTGCTAAAGGTGTATTCACATTAACTCGTGATATGAGTAAATACACTAAAGCTGACTTATTTAACGGTGAAGGTAAAGAGACTCCACTATCAATTAGATTCTCTGAAGTTGCTGGTGAATTAGGATATCCTGATACACTTCGTGATGTTCGTGGATTTTCGATGAAATTTTACACTAAGGAAGGAAACTACGATATTGTTGGTAACAATACCCCTATTTTCTTTGTTAATGATCCATTAAAATTCCCTGACTTCATTCATTCACAAAAACGTGATCCTGCTACTCATTTGAGATCACAAGATATGCAATGGGATTTCTGGTCACATTCACCTGAATCACTACATCAAGTTACATACCTAATGGGTGACCGTGGTAATCCTGCCAGTTATGCAACAATGAATGGTTATGGTTCACATACTTTCAAATGGGTAAATGCAGAAGGCAAACCTTGCTGGGTTAAATATCACTTTATCTCAGAACAAGGTGTCAAAAACATGACTGAAAAACAAGCTGTTAAGACTGCTTCAGAAAATCCTGACTATCTAATTCAAGACTTATACGATCGTATTAAAAAAGGAGATTATCCAAAGTGGAAAGTTTGTGTTCAAATCATTCCTTACGAAGAAGGTTTAAATTACAAATACGATATCTTTGATGTTACTAAGACTGTTTCACACAAAGATTACCCACTACAAGAAATTGGTGAATTCACACTAAACGAAAATCCTACTAACTATTTTGATGATGTTGAAGAAGCAGCTTATGCTCCTTCAAACTTGGTACCAGGTATTGAACCATCAATGGATAAATTACTACAAGGCCGTCTATTCGCATATAAAGATGCTGAAAGATACCGTTTGGGTGCTAACTATGAGAAGTTACCTATTAATCGTCCAAGAAACGAAGTTCATAACTATGCTCGTGATGGCTTTATGGCGCAAAGTCAAAACGGTGACGTCAATTATGAACCAAATGGTGAAAATGGCCCCGTTGAAGATAATTCAGCTAAAATTCATCAATATGATGTTGAAGGTAAGGCTGGTAACTATAAGACTTACGATGATGATCCATATTCACAAGTTGGAGCTTTATACAATGTATACTCCGATGATGAAAAAGATCGTCTAATTGAAACCTTAAAGAATACTTTAGGTACAATTAAGAGCCATGATAATAAAGTTCGTGAAACTCGGATGTTCTATAAAGCTGATCATGATTATGGTACTCGTGTTGCTAAAGCATTGGGATTAGACATGGATGAAATTACAAAATAA
- a CDS encoding ABC transporter ATP-binding protein, which yields MKNVILLENVKKSFGNQQVLRGVNLHVEPGKIVGLIGPSGSGKSTVIKTTLGMEVSDAGSAEVFGRKLPNRKLLSDIGYMAQSDALYTSLSGYTNLDFFASMKGIKKQNRKSEINRVAKVVNLENDLSKPVGGYSGGMMRRLSLAIALLDNPQLLVLDEPTVGIDPALRLQIWDELRKLSSNGSSILITTHVMDEAEKVDEVALLLEGKVMDYDTPTELKAKYNVKSVEDAFLKAEGEL from the coding sequence ATGAAAAATGTTATTTTGCTAGAAAATGTAAAAAAATCATTTGGTAATCAACAAGTTTTGCGTGGCGTTAATTTACATGTTGAACCAGGCAAAATTGTTGGTCTAATTGGGCCCTCTGGGTCAGGAAAGTCCACTGTTATTAAAACTACTTTAGGAATGGAAGTTTCTGATGCTGGTTCCGCCGAAGTCTTTGGTAGAAAGTTACCTAATCGTAAATTGTTGAGCGATATTGGATATATGGCACAGTCAGATGCTTTATATACATCATTATCAGGTTACACTAACTTAGACTTTTTTGCTTCAATGAAAGGAATTAAAAAGCAGAATCGTAAATCAGAAATTAATCGGGTTGCTAAAGTTGTTAATTTAGAAAATGATTTGAGTAAACCAGTAGGTGGTTATTCTGGAGGAATGATGCGAAGATTATCATTAGCAATTGCATTGTTAGATAATCCACAATTGTTAGTTCTAGATGAACCCACTGTTGGAATTGATCCAGCATTGAGACTACAAATTTGGGATGAACTAAGAAAATTATCATCTAACGGTTCTAGTATTTTGATTACAACTCATGTTATGGATGAAGCTGAAAAAGTTGATGAAGTTGCTCTGTTACTTGAGGGAAAAGTGATGGATTATGATACCCCAACTGAGCTAAAAGCTAAGTATAATGTTAAATCAGTTGAGGATGCATTCTTGAAAGCAGAAGGTGAACTATAA
- a CDS encoding ABC transporter permease, with protein MSRINEIGIRLFKELLKDKRTLAMIFLAPILIMWLMSLVFNSNNSTNVNLGTIGVNGGIRTELKDVKNVKVHNYDNVNAAKKAMKNGKVDAYIHQNSNRLDVTYSNTDSSKTSLAKMGLQSSVTSNTMKNLSNKVKQLSITNQKLQMSQTSVPSNAQRTQSSALKVHNHYVYGDSNTNYFSTLVPILMAFFVFLFVFLISGMALLKERTTGTLDRVLATPVKRSEIILGYLEAYGVLSILQTIVIVLVTVWLLNIEIIGSIFSVIVINVLVALVALTAGLLVSTLAKSEFQMVQFIPVVAVPQIFFSGIIPFDSLPNWLNVVSHILPLRYATDAQSAIVFSGKGLSDVWVDIIVLIVFAIVLTILNVMGLKRYRKV; from the coding sequence ATGAGTAGAATAAATGAAATTGGTATCAGACTATTTAAAGAATTATTAAAAGACAAAAGAACGCTAGCAATGATATTTTTAGCTCCTATTTTAATTATGTGGTTAATGAGTTTAGTGTTTAATTCTAATAATTCCACAAATGTTAACTTAGGAACCATTGGGGTTAATGGTGGGATTAGAACTGAACTTAAAGATGTTAAAAATGTAAAGGTTCATAATTATGATAATGTTAATGCAGCTAAAAAAGCGATGAAAAATGGTAAAGTGGATGCTTATATCCATCAAAATAGTAATCGACTAGATGTAACTTATTCTAATACTGATTCTAGTAAAACTAGTTTAGCTAAAATGGGATTGCAAAGTAGTGTTACTAGTAATACGATGAAGAACTTATCTAATAAGGTAAAACAACTATCAATTACTAATCAGAAATTACAAATGAGTCAAACTAGTGTTCCTTCCAATGCACAAAGAACACAATCATCAGCCCTAAAAGTGCACAATCATTATGTTTATGGAGATTCTAATACAAATTATTTCAGTACACTTGTACCAATTTTAATGGCATTCTTTGTATTCTTATTTGTCTTTCTTATTTCAGGAATGGCATTGTTAAAAGAAAGAACTACGGGGACATTAGATCGTGTTTTAGCTACTCCTGTCAAAAGATCAGAAATTATTTTAGGATATTTGGAAGCATACGGAGTTTTATCAATATTACAAACAATAGTGATTGTCTTAGTTACTGTTTGGTTATTGAATATTGAAATTATTGGTAGTATCTTTAGTGTTATTGTGATTAATGTTTTGGTTGCTCTAGTTGCTTTAACTGCTGGATTATTAGTATCAACTTTAGCAAAATCTGAATTCCAAATGGTACAATTTATTCCAGTAGTTGCAGTTCCACAAATTTTCTTCTCAGGAATTATTCCATTTGATTCATTGCCTAACTGGTTAAATGTAGTGTCACATATTTTACCATTAAGATATGCTACTGATGCTCAATCTGCTATTGTATTTAGTGGTAAAGGACTATCAGATGTTTGGGTAGATATTATTGTACTAATAGTTTTTGCAATAGTGCTAACAATTCTAAATGTGATGGGACTAAAACGTTATAGAAAAGTATAA
- a CDS encoding TetR/AcrR family transcriptional regulator: MQLTDINTLLSKSLDEESLTDKQKSVLQASIKLFAEKGYAETKTADIAKKAGVAEGTVYKHFKTKENILNAILIPFIQGVVPKVASEFSAEVNQVHFDSLKDFLNYIIRDRLNFAVKNQFIAKVFLQEIIQKKKLAVELLTIVKSRLSKSITPVLENLKSKNELVDISTEKFLQYLFSILMGYMVPFIIKNDYQNLNINKITEDATNFLMNGMHP; encoded by the coding sequence ATGCAGCTTACGGATATTAATACCTTATTATCAAAAAGTTTAGATGAAGAGTCTTTAACTGATAAACAAAAATCGGTATTACAGGCTAGTATTAAATTATTTGCTGAAAAAGGTTATGCTGAAACTAAAACTGCTGATATTGCAAAGAAAGCAGGAGTAGCAGAAGGAACCGTTTATAAACATTTTAAGACCAAAGAAAATATTTTGAACGCTATATTGATACCTTTTATTCAAGGTGTTGTACCCAAAGTTGCTAGTGAATTCTCTGCAGAAGTAAATCAAGTTCATTTTGATAGTTTAAAGGATTTTTTAAACTATATTATTCGTGATCGTTTAAACTTTGCTGTTAAAAATCAATTTATCGCAAAAGTATTTTTGCAAGAGATAATACAAAAGAAAAAATTGGCAGTAGAGTTATTAACTATTGTAAAGAGTAGATTATCAAAAAGTATTACCCCTGTTTTGGAAAATTTAAAATCTAAAAATGAGTTGGTTGATATATCAACTGAAAAATTTCTACAATATTTATTTTCTATATTAATGGGATATATGGTACCTTTTATTATTAAAAATGATTATCAAAATTTAAACATTAATAAAATAACTGAGGATGCAACTAATTTTTTGATGAATGGGATGCATCCATAA
- the rlmH gene encoding 23S rRNA (pseudouridine(1915)-N(3))-methyltransferase RlmH: MNIKLVVVGKLKEKYFKAGIAEYAKRLSRFCKFRIIEVPDEKAPESLSQSQMDNVMEKEGSRILSKISDREYVYALAILGNERTSEDFAKELDKLTTYGNSDITFVIGGSLGLSSDVLKRADTQISFGKFTLPHQLMRLVLTEQVYRAFMINEGSPYHK; encoded by the coding sequence ATGAATATTAAGCTAGTTGTTGTCGGAAAATTAAAAGAAAAGTACTTTAAAGCTGGAATTGCTGAGTATGCAAAGCGTTTATCACGTTTTTGTAAATTTCGGATTATTGAGGTTCCAGATGAGAAAGCGCCGGAATCCCTTAGCCAGTCTCAAATGGATAATGTGATGGAAAAAGAAGGTAGTCGTATCTTATCAAAAATATCTGATCGAGAATATGTATATGCATTGGCTATTTTGGGTAATGAACGAACATCAGAAGACTTTGCTAAAGAATTAGATAAACTTACTACATATGGTAACTCTGATATAACTTTTGTGATTGGCGGATCATTGGGACTTTCTTCTGATGTATTGAAACGTGCAGATACACAAATTTCTTTTGGTAAATTTACTCTGCCACATCAACTAATGCGTTTGGTTTTGACTGAACAAGTTTATCGGGCATTTATGATTAATGAAGGTAGTCCTTATCATAAATGA
- a CDS encoding ROK family protein translates to MLLGSIEFRDDEITCAVSDGHINIKDKVEFPLTTPKENFKQIVEYFKKINDIKAIGISSFGPLEMRTYSPQYGYIKDSSRKNWSNVNVLGTLKKYLKVPMSFTTDVNSTAYGEYITSILENKPVLSLVYITISKGVGAGIVNDGELVGYKGSPEIGHICPKRHPKDQTFPGTCPYQGDCLEGLVSEPAFQARFNKSYKEISMFKPIWDIIAYYIAQSVVQSTLLIRPQKIIIGGDIINKIEIQKIKNEFKKLINNYIKVGDDGNLEGYISLPSNSSNKLSIIGNISLAKKVYYADGDEYAK, encoded by the coding sequence ATGTTATTAGGTAGCATTGAATTTCGTGATGATGAAATCACATGTGCTGTAAGTGATGGTCACATCAATATTAAAGATAAAGTCGAATTTCCATTAACCACTCCAAAGGAAAACTTCAAACAGATTGTTGAATATTTTAAAAAAATCAATGATATAAAAGCGATCGGAATTTCATCTTTTGGTCCACTGGAAATGCGTACCTATTCTCCGCAATACGGTTATATTAAAGATTCATCTAGGAAAAACTGGTCAAATGTTAATGTCCTAGGAACCTTAAAAAAATATCTAAAAGTTCCAATGTCCTTCACTACTGATGTTAATAGTACTGCATACGGTGAATACATCACTTCTATTTTAGAAAATAAACCAGTTTTATCATTGGTTTACATTACTATTAGTAAAGGTGTGGGTGCTGGTATCGTTAATGATGGTGAATTAGTCGGATATAAAGGTAGTCCTGAAATTGGACACATCTGTCCTAAAAGGCATCCCAAAGATCAAACTTTTCCCGGAACATGCCCTTATCAAGGTGATTGCTTAGAAGGTTTAGTTTCTGAACCAGCATTTCAGGCGAGATTTAATAAAAGCTATAAAGAAATTTCAATGTTTAAGCCGATTTGGGACATTATCGCATACTACATTGCTCAATCGGTTGTTCAATCAACTTTATTAATACGACCACAAAAAATAATCATTGGTGGTGACATTATTAATAAAATTGAAATTCAAAAAATTAAAAATGAATTTAAAAAATTAATAAATAATTATATTAAAGTTGGCGATGATGGTAACTTAGAAGGTTATATCAGTTTACCTTCAAATTCTAGTAATAAATTATCAATCATTGGTAATATTTCATTGGCCAAGAAAGTGTATTATGCAGATGGCGATGAATATGCAAAATAA